GATCGCAACCGTCGGATTCTTCGTGCTCATGATGAGCTTGCTCTTCGTGGATCACATCCTCCCGACGCTGGCTTCAGGGGATTCGACACCGATTAACACGACGATGCTGGCCGAGCAATGGACCGGCCAGGATGACTGGATGGAGTTGACGGTGAACGACGTCCCGGTCGGCGTAATGCGGCTGACAGGCGGCACCATGGGCGAGGGTTACGCCTCGACGGCGGAAGTGCTCCTCGGCGCCTCGGACATCCTCTCGGGCACGATGGAGATGTCGGCTTTGCTGAACAGCCATCTGGAACTGACCCAGTTCGTTGCGCGGCTCAATTTCGAGGATCATGGAATTCCGCCTCTTGAGTTGGCCGGGATGGTGGAAGGCAAGGAACTGCTGCTTCGCCTGAAGAGCCCGAACGGCGCGCGCTTTCACTCGATCGATCTTCGGCATCCGATCACGCTGGCGACGGCGAGCGATCCGCTGATGGAAGGCAGCAGCATGCGCCCGGGCGAGACTTACACGGTCGACGTGTACGATCCGTTGTGGGGAATGCAGGCGGGCAAACTGCACATGAAAGTTACGGGAGTGGACTTCATACGAATCCGCGGGCACGCTCGTGAGGCGAAACGGATCGAGTCGCGCCTGGGCAACGTTGTAAGCAAGGTTTGGGTGGATACACGACGCGAAGAGATCCTGCAGCGCGAAATCCAACTCGCTCCACTGAACATCGAGAATCGAAGCGACTCGGAAGACGGCGAGGAATCGAAGCTGGTCAGCCTTGGACCGAAGCTGGTCATGACGACGATCGATCCGATCGAAGCAGCGCACTCGTTTCCGGAACTTGCCGCGACGCCCGATCTGCCGGATCTGACTCCCGATGAAATGCGCGGCGAGGATTACGGCGAACCGCTCGATGGCTTTGGGATGTTGTCGCTGTTGCTGCGTGGGAATCTGTCAGACTTGAAACTGTGGCGCGCCGAATAACTGATCGAAGAGAAGGACCGCGATGCTGAAATTGGAAGGCCTGCACAAGGATTACGACGGCTTTAATGCCGTGATAGATCTGAACCTGGAGATTCCCTCCGGGCAGTTCTTCTGTTTCCTGGGGCCGAACGGCGCGGGGAAGACTACGACGATCAAGATGATCACCGGGCTGCTTCGCCCATCGAAGGGGACAGTCAACATCGATGGACGCGACATCCAAACGGATGCAATCGAAGCCAAGCGCCGCATCGGCTACATTCCGGACACACCGTACCTGTACGAGAAACTGTCCGGCCGCGAGTTCTTCCGCTTTGTCGGCGATCTGTACGAGATCCCTCGAGACAAGCAAGACGCGGCGATGGAGAAGTATCTCGGCCTGTTCGGGATGATGCCGGCGGCGGACAAACTGATCGAGAATTACAGCCACGGCATGCGGCAGAAGCTGTGCTTCTCCGTGGCGTTCATGCACGAACCGAAGCTTCTGGTGGTCGATGAACCAATGGTCGGACTCGATCCGAGATCGGCGCGGACGCTGAAGAACCTGCTGAGGGGCTTCTGTGCCGACGGCGGAACGATCTTTCTCTCCACGCACTTGCTGCCGATTGCAGAAGAGCTGGCGGATCGGATTGGCATCATTACGACCGGCAAGTTGCGCTTCCTTGGGACGACCAAGGACCTGCGCAGCCAGTTGGCCCGCGAGGGCACACTCGAGGACCTCTTCCTTGAATTGACCGAGGACGGCTGTACGGAAGATCCGGGCATTCTGGCAAGCGATGCGAGTGCTAACGGTCCGCTCGCCGTCGGCGAGTAATCGGGGCGAGGTGATATGGCGGCGACGCACAGTGGCCTGATTCTGAATGCGAAGTATCGGATGGCGGGAAATGCGCTGCGAGGCATCCGCCGCCACATGTACATTCACATGTTTGTCGGTTTCGGCCTCGCGTTTGTGATGGTTGGTGGAGGCACGGCATTCTTTCACACACTGTTCGAGTTCTTGATGCGCCAGGAGGTCTTCGGCCCGCCGCTGATGGATATGCTGGTCGGCATTGTGTTCCTGGCATTCTTCTCGATGCTGATTTTCTCGAACCTGATCATCACGCTGTCGACGTCGTACATCTCGCGCGAAGTCGACTTCCTGATGGGGATGCCATTGTCGTATCAGGCGATCTTCCGCCAGAAGCTTGTCGAGTCGATCCTCTACAGCTCTTGGGCCTTCGCTGTGTTGTCGTTTCCTTTCTTCGTGGCGCTGGGCGTCTCGCGCGATGTCGCATGGTACTTCTTCCCGCTTGTTATCCTGCTGATCGTTCCGTTCTTGATTATCCCCGCCGCCTCCGGCGCCATCATTACGATGGTCGTCACGGCATTCCTTCCGGCGCGGCGGACGAGAACATTGTCGCTAGCTCTCGGCGTCATCGCCGTTGTACTGGCGCTGATGATGGCGAAGGTCATGGGGATGGGTCGCATCCTGGCCAAGGCCGACGAACAGAACTTCCTGCAGATCATGGGCATTCTGGAACTTGGGACGAATCCGCTGCTCCCGAGCGCATGGATGACGCGCGGATTGCTCGCGATTGCGCCCGGCGACATGGGCAAGCCGGACCTCGCGGAGTATCTCTACTGGCTGGGGATGCTAGCCGCCACGGCGATGTTTCTCCTCGAACTAAGTCGCTGGCTTGTGCCATCGCTGTATTACCGCGGGTGGTGCCTGTCGAAGGACTCGGCGAATCGGACGGTCGCAAGCCAATCGACGTGGTCGCCGTTCAGAGTCATCGACCAATGGCTGAATGTTCTGCCGAGGCAGAAAGCCGCTCTCATCTCGAAAGACTTGAAAACGTTCTGGCGTGATCCATCGCAATGGACTCAGTTGGTGATTCTGTTTGGACTGATGATACTCTACATCGCGAATCTGAAGTCCGCTCGCCGGTACTCCGACACAGTGCAGTTCCTTCTGACGGAATGGAAGACGATCCTGGCGTTCTTCAACCTGGGCGCGACGTGCTTCATTCTGTCAATTCTGACGACACGATTCGTTTATCCCATGCTCAGCCTCGAAGGTCGACAGTTCTGGACCGTCGGTCTCGCGCCGATGCGGCGCAGCACAGTCGTTTGGCAGAAGTACGTCCTGTGCGTCGCGACAGCGTTGGCGTTTGCACTGACATTGATGTTGCTGAGCAACTGGGTGCTGCAGATCAAGCCATTCATGAGGTGGCTATCCATCGTGACGATTGTGGTGATGTCCTTTGCACTGAGTAGCTTGTCCATCGGCATCGGTGCGATCTTGCCGAACTTCCGCGAGGACAATCCTGCGCGTATTGCCAATGGGCTCGGAGGCACAGCGAATGCCATGCTGTCGCTGGGCTACATCGGGCTGACGATTGCAATGATCATCGTCCCGGTGAACGTTTTCGATCGCGGGGGATGGGACCCGTTCCTGAGACACAAGATTTGGACGGCGCTCTACGCGCTGGGATTCCTCGCCGTTCAGCTCAGTGCCATCGGCCTTCCAATGTACATCGGCTTGAAAAAATGGGATAAGCTGCAGTTCTGATCGATCAGTCTTGGGACCACGGCTTCAGGATATCGCGGAGTGTGCGTTCGTAGCGTGCTTTGCGCAGGCGTTCTTCTTCGTTCTCATCTTCCGCTTCTTGAATTTCGCGCCAAGACGTCGGGCGATCGTCGCCTTCCTCGGCCGCAGCACGTTCAGCACGCTCTTCGACTTCAAGAATCACATCGTGCGTGCTGTTGATGAACATGCCAGTCGCGGAGAATGCGAAGACGATCAGGCCGACGAGCCTCAACCCCACCGCCAGCACGAACAGACTGCCGATGTACAGCACGCACCCGAGGGTCAGGATAGGGTACTTCATCGAGAGATAGAGCCCCGCCTTCAAAGCCGGCCAGGTCTTTCGCTCGTATCGGACAACGAGCGGCATTCCGTGCAGTGCGATCCCCATTACGAAGAGAATCAGCCAGAAGCAAAGCCCGCCCAGGAGATACGTGAGCAGCCAGAGTTCCGGCGAGAGAATGTCTGCGTAGAAGTAGAACCAGATGTTGAGAACAAGAAGAGCGATGGCGGCCCCAATCACCAGCAGGAAGCGAAACAATCGAAAGCCCGTCTTGCGAATGCCCGCGAAGAACGATCGGAAGGGCGGATCTTTCTCATCGGAAGAAAGCATTCCGAAGTGCAGCAGGCCGCCGAACCAGATCGTGCCCGCCACGGGAATCAGGATCGCCAACCCGCAGCAAAGGACGAGCATCCAGCCGGCACTTCCTGCACCGGCCGCGGCCGTCGCCATGAAGATCCCAAGGTAGAACGCAACCGGCCACAGAATGACGAACAGCAATAGGTTCATGCCTAACAGCCGACCAAGGTAGTCGTAGCAGTCCCAGAACCATTGCTTGAGAATCTGACCAAACATGAGTGCCTTACTCTTCGGGCTTTCCGTCTTCAGGCGCAGGCGGTATTGCTCGGATACGCCGGATACGATGATTGTCGAGTCCGGAAACGACGATCCGCCAACCGCGCTCTTCCAGCACTTCGCCCGGGCGCGGAACGCGACCGAGTCGCTGGTAGATGTACCCGGCGATCGTGTCGCAATTTCGCTTCGGCAGTTCGAGGCCGATTTCCTCTTCCAGGTCATCCAGGTCAATCGTCGGGCTGACAAGGAACCAGTCTTTGACCGGTAGAATCTTGCGCCGCGGACGTTCATACTCGTCTTCGACTTCACCGACGATTTCCTCGAAAATGTCCTCGCGCGACAACCAACCGGAAGTTCCACCGAACTCGTCGAACACAATCGCGACCTGCTGTTTTCGCGTGATCATCTCGTTCATGATCGCATCGACACGGGCGACTTCGGGCACGAAGATCGGCTTCGTCACGAGTTGCCGTAAGTCCTTCGGACTCTCTTCCAAGTCCAACAGATCGTAGATGTTGATATAGCCCTGCAGGTTGGTGATCTGGTCTTCGTAGACCGGGATTCGCGAGTATCCCGTGCGTCGTGCGAGCTCAAGCAATCGCTTCGGGCTGTAATCCTTAATGCGAATCGCTGTCACCTGGTTGATCGGCTTCATCACCTCGCGCACCAGGGTGGAATCCAGTCGCTGGATGGCGCGAACCATTTCGAGTTCCGTGCGTTCGCGCTGGATGGTTGTGCTCGCGCCGGGCGTTGCGACGGATTCCGGATCGATATCTTCGACGTCGAGACGAATCTGATCTTCGAGTTCATACATCGTCGCCTGGGGGCGCCGCATTCCGACGGCCAGGAACCGCTCCAGCGAGTGCATCAGCCATTCCCAACCAATCCATCCCGTCGCCACCCACGCGGGCCAGCTCACGTCTTCGTCAGTAATCCATGCGGGTGGATTCTCGCGCAGTTGTTCGCTGCGGCGGAACGCGCGACGTGCGCCATAGGTGGAGCTGATGATCAAGATCAAGAAGAGCGCGACAAACGCAAACACGTCGACGACCAGCGGATTCGCGTACCATGGTGGGGTCCCGCCTGCGGCGGCAACCTCACGCAGATCGATCGCCACAAGGCTGCCGGAGGTCGCCAGAACGAAGAGCGAGAAAAGACGCAGCAGCTTGATCGCGCTCAGCAACATGCGTGTCCGATCCAGGGCTGTGGAAACGACTTCGCCCTGGTCGGCATCGGGCTGGATGATCAGCGCCGCGATGCGCAGTTGGCGCGCCTCCGCCGAATCGCACCAGGTGCGAATCAACAAGCCGAACAAGAACACGACGAGCAGAACGCCGAGAGCTGGAGTCATGGCTCCACCTCCGTGACGTCCAGCAGTTCACGCGCCGGCAGGTCGCGTTCAAACAGGAGCTCGGAAACGCGGTTGTTCACGATCTCGCGAATCTGGAAGTGGCCGCGATTGACGGTCCAGCTCTCACCCACCTCCGGCAGGCGTCCGAATCGATGCATCAAGTAGCCGCCCAGCGTACGCGAGACGGATTCATCAAGTTCTAGATCAAGCTCTTCGTTGATTTCCCACAGTTCGACACGGCCCGAAATTCTGGCGTGGTCCGCATCGAGGAACTCGATCCAAAGCTCGTCCTCTTGCTCTTCGTCTTCGATGTGCTCGCCGATCAACGCTTCGAAGAGATCGTGCAACGTCGCTATGCCCGCCGTGCCGCCGTATTCATCGATGACCAGCGCAATACGCGAACGCGTCTGACGCAGGCGCCGCAGCAGTTCCGGCAGGTGCGTGTTCTCCGACGTGACAATGGGATCGCGCAGGAGATCCAATGGATTCTCCGGCCGGTTCAGCAGAACTTCCTTGGCCAGCAACACGCCTTTGATGTCATCGAGATTCTCGCCGTAAACGACGATGCGGCTGTAAGATGTCGCGCGCAGGATCCGATAGATTTCTTCGGAGCTTGTCCCAATCTGGACACCCTCGAGGTCTGTTCGGGGAGTCATGACATCGGCCACCGTCGATTCGGTGAACTTGCGGACGGAATCGATCATGTCCACGGCTTCTTCTTCAACGACGCGATCGACGCCGGTCACGTGCGGCAGGAGGCGAAACTCGCGATCGACGATCGGCTTCGAATCCACCGATCGCAAACGGTGTGGCAGAGCCAGGACCGACAAGGCGCGCACCAGCGGGCGCATCGGCAGGCTGAACGCGAAGGCCGGCAAGCTGAGGAATCGCAGGATGCGTTCGGAGTCGCGCAAAGCGACGTTCCGCAGCGCAACGTCCACGACGAGGAAGAACAACGCAGAGGAGATGATCCCGCCCAGCAGCCCGCCCGCCAGTGGTGTCAGGAAGCTCAGGCGAGAAAAGCCGTCGATGGCAAGGACCAGCGTCGCGAGATGGAAGAAGAGGCTGGACCGTGTGTAGAGGCGATCGATGAAACTCGATTCCTGGCCGGCGGCCGGCGAGAGCCAGCGCCACACGATGGTTTGCGAGAGTTTGTCGCGGGCCTCGCGACTCAATCCCGTCAGTGCGGACTGGACCATGGTGAAGAGCGCCGCCAAGGCAGCACACACCACCGCCAATACCAAAGGAATCCACGCACCGGTGGAGTTGGTGGCGATAGCCTCTGTTGATCCGGGGGGCGGGCTGGCGGACGCGGCGGCCAGAACGGCGGCGCATACAACGGCCAGCATCAGGAGGCGGGAAAGCTGACTGGGAGGCTCAGATTCCAATCTGGGCGTGTTTTCCTCTTCGCTCGACGAGTATTCATCAGTACTTCGGTTGGAATGTAGGGAGACCGCCGGGCCTCCGTCAAGGCCAAGCGGCGCCCCGGAGCCCGCCATATCTGTGGCTCCGGGGCGCGATCGATTACTTCTCGAGGTTCAGGACAGCTCCCCAACGGGCCGGGATGTTGACCGTCAAGGTCGTGCCCTCGGCAGCCAGCAGGCCTCCATTCAGCAGATCGGTGAAGACCTGGCCCCGGCCGACTGGCAGGCTGACCGCCCGGGGCTGGTCGCTATTGTTAAGGACCACCAGGATGTTTTCGCGCGGGGCGATACGGCGATAGGCATACACCTCTGCCTCGTCGTCCGTCAGCACCGTCTCGAAATCCCCAGTGCGCAGGGCCGGATGGTTGTTCCTTATCCGGATCATCTTGCGATAGTGACTCGCCATGTCGTGGTCGTAGGCGACCACGTCGCCGGGCGAGAACTTCGCACCAGTCGGAAGAGTCGTCTCTCGCTGGTAGGTCAGTTCCGGCCAGACCATCGGCTTTCGACAGTCTGGATCGTTTCCGCCCCACATGCCGGCCTCGTCGCCGTAGTAAACCATCGGCGCGCCAGGATAGGTCATCTGGAAGATTACGAACAGCTTCTGGATCTGCCGATCGGCGTCGCTGGGTTTGCGCGTGTTGTAGTTGCGGTTATTCTCGGCCTTGGAGTTGTTGAAGTAGCTGCCCCAGTCGCGATAGTGCCCATGCGCACGATTCACGATGTGCGAGCCGATTCGGTTTGTGTCGTGGCTATCAAACAGATTCTGCTGTACTGAGGCCACTCCCCCGCCGAAGGCGTTCCTCAGATCGCGCAGTTTCGCGTCGAACTCCGAGGGAGTAATGCTGTGTTCCTCCTCGATGAAGAACTCCGCAGAGGTGAACGCGAAGTTGTAGTTCATCACGGCGTCGAATTCATCGCCTTGCAGATACGGTTTCACCTTTGGAATCGGATCGACAATTTCCGCCGTCAGGTAGGCCTCGGGATTGATCGCCTTGACGTGCTTGCGCCAGTCCTTCCAGAAGGCGTGATCGACGCAGAAGGCCACGTCCAGACGCCATCCATCGATTCCGTCGGAGGGATCGCCATCGCCATTCGGGTCCATCCAGCGACTTGTCGAATCGAAGATGTACTGCTTCGGCCCATCGACGATTCCGTTCTCGTCTTCGCGTAATTCAGGCAACGTATCCACGCCGAACCAGCCCTGGTACTTGAACTCCGTCCCTGCTTCTTCGTCGCGCCAACTGTGAACGACGAACCAGTCCTTGTAGGGTGAATCCTGCTGATTTTTGACGACGTCCTGAAACGGCCAGCTATTGTAGCCCAGGTGATTGAAGACGCCGTCGAAGATGATGCGCATGCCACGCTTGTGAACTTCATTGATGAGTTCAAGTGCCAGATTATCCGCGCTGGTCATCACCCACGTCGATGGATCTGCGGGATTCTCCGTCGCGATCAGTGCCTCGTCGCCCGCCGGATCCGGGCCGAAGATCGGCTCGACGTGGTGATAAGATTCGCCGTCGTATTTGTGCAGCGACGGAGACATGAAGATCGGGTTCAGGTAAATCGCGGTCACGCCGAGATCCTGCAGATAATCGAGCTTGTCGATGATTCCCTGCAAGTCGCCGCCGCAACGTCGACGCAGGATGTTCCACCAGATGTTCTCGCCCGTGGCCCATTCCCACGGCTGCAGTTCATACCAGTCCGATGTCCAAGGTGAGATGTCCCACGGTTTATCCGGCGCGGTCGGCCATGCGCCTGTCAGGTCTTCGAGCTTCGGATCGTTTGACGGATCGCCGTTGTTGAATCGTTCAGGGAAGACCTGATACCAGACAACATTCTTCGCCCATGACGGGACGAACTCATCTGTCGTTTCGGGTGTGAGTGCCTTCTGAGCCGGTGTCGGTGTGCTCGTGCAGGCAGTTGACAGCAACAGCAGGGCTCCGGTCGCCGCGGCGATTCCGGCCCTTGTGATAGACGATTTCATGACGCTCCTCCTGTTCGTCCTTTGCCGCCGATGGCGGTCTGCAAGTCATGGGACAAGGAGAACCGTCCCGGTGTTTCCGAGGCGGGGCAATGACAGATGGAGGAAAGGCTTGTGCCCTCCTTTGCACCGGTGTAGATGATCTATGCCATTGGATACTTGGGAAGAGGAGAGGCCCGATGCGAAGGGGACCGTGCATTCCCACGGCGCTGATCGTGTTGCTGCTCGCGTGCGTGGCACAGGCGGACAGTCCTGCGCCGAGCCTCTCTGACGTCACGACCACGGGATCATGTCCGGCGCTTCCGGTGCCGGCGATTCTGACAGCGTCTGTCGCCGAATACACGCCGGAAACAACATTCACGCTCGCCCTCAATCCCGAATCCGCCGACTGGCCCTCTACACTAACCGCAGTCCATTGGGCTTCCGACTTCGGCGCGGCCGATTCGACGATGACAACTCTCGACCTCTCGATTCCTGAAACTGCACCTGAGACTGTGACGTTCACAGCCTGGGCAGAGGGCGAACCTCCGTTCGCGAACTGCACAACGTGGATGTCAGAAATGACGAGCGTGACGCTATCGAGGGTGCAGCCTCCCGCTCCCCTCCGAGTGCAATTCTTCACTAACACCTTATACTATGGGACAACCGCAGTTGTTGAAGTGAAAGAAGGTGATCAGTCACTTCTGCTTCAGGAATCGGATCTGGTGCCGTCCGAGCTTCTGGAGATCGATATCCCGAGAGGGAATGGTGAAATCGTTGTAACATACCATGTCTCAGGAAATGCTTACGATCCTTTGCAGGTCACGATTCTGCATGGTGATATTCCGATCTTCGATGTGGAGCATGACAGCTTCTACGTACAGCGGAACATCCGGCTCAACTCTTCGCCCACAACGACGACGCTTCTCGTTGGCAGAATCCCAGCACGTCTGAGGCTCAGGCTCTTCGATGAA
This genomic stretch from bacterium harbors:
- a CDS encoding ABC transporter ATP-binding protein, with product MLKLEGLHKDYDGFNAVIDLNLEIPSGQFFCFLGPNGAGKTTTIKMITGLLRPSKGTVNIDGRDIQTDAIEAKRRIGYIPDTPYLYEKLSGREFFRFVGDLYEIPRDKQDAAMEKYLGLFGMMPAADKLIENYSHGMRQKLCFSVAFMHEPKLLVVDEPMVGLDPRSARTLKNLLRGFCADGGTIFLSTHLLPIAEELADRIGIITTGKLRFLGTTKDLRSQLAREGTLEDLFLELTEDGCTEDPGILASDASANGPLAVGE
- a CDS encoding hemolysin family protein, translated to MESEPPSQLSRLLMLAVVCAAVLAAASASPPPGSTEAIATNSTGAWIPLVLAVVCAALAALFTMVQSALTGLSREARDKLSQTIVWRWLSPAAGQESSFIDRLYTRSSLFFHLATLVLAIDGFSRLSFLTPLAGGLLGGIISSALFFLVVDVALRNVALRDSERILRFLSLPAFAFSLPMRPLVRALSVLALPHRLRSVDSKPIVDREFRLLPHVTGVDRVVEEEAVDMIDSVRKFTESTVADVMTPRTDLEGVQIGTSSEEIYRILRATSYSRIVVYGENLDDIKGVLLAKEVLLNRPENPLDLLRDPIVTSENTHLPELLRRLRQTRSRIALVIDEYGGTAGIATLHDLFEALIGEHIEDEEQEDELWIEFLDADHARISGRVELWEINEELDLELDESVSRTLGGYLMHRFGRLPEVGESWTVNRGHFQIREIVNNRVSELLFERDLPARELLDVTEVEP
- a CDS encoding glycoside hydrolase family 13 protein, whose translation is MKSSITRAGIAAATGALLLLSTACTSTPTPAQKALTPETTDEFVPSWAKNVVWYQVFPERFNNGDPSNDPKLEDLTGAWPTAPDKPWDISPWTSDWYELQPWEWATGENIWWNILRRRCGGDLQGIIDKLDYLQDLGVTAIYLNPIFMSPSLHKYDGESYHHVEPIFGPDPAGDEALIATENPADPSTWVMTSADNLALELINEVHKRGMRIIFDGVFNHLGYNSWPFQDVVKNQQDSPYKDWFVVHSWRDEEAGTEFKYQGWFGVDTLPELREDENGIVDGPKQYIFDSTSRWMDPNGDGDPSDGIDGWRLDVAFCVDHAFWKDWRKHVKAINPEAYLTAEIVDPIPKVKPYLQGDEFDAVMNYNFAFTSAEFFIEEEHSITPSEFDAKLRDLRNAFGGGVASVQQNLFDSHDTNRIGSHIVNRAHGHYRDWGSYFNNSKAENNRNYNTRKPSDADRQIQKLFVIFQMTYPGAPMVYYGDEAGMWGGNDPDCRKPMVWPELTYQRETTLPTGAKFSPGDVVAYDHDMASHYRKMIRIRNNHPALRTGDFETVLTDDEAEVYAYRRIAPRENILVVLNNSDQPRAVSLPVGRGQVFTDLLNGGLLAAEGTTLTVNIPARWGAVLNLEK